The following coding sequences lie in one Thalassoglobus polymorphus genomic window:
- a CDS encoding Nramp family divalent metal transporter has product MNETSAPRPWYTRIGPGLITACVVVGPGSIMTSSTVGANNAYSLLWIVVASVAFMMVYMTMGARLGVVAKDSPGNLIRKRTGKWLAVLVGGCVFFISAAFQSGNNIGVAAAFEAFIDSKEIVTGLVIVFNVIAISFLFAFKDMYKMLERLMMTFVGLMLVSFAVNLIRLKPDLNAMMWGFVPNLDQIDTSKAENMLPLLGLMGTTFVISAAFYQAYLVHQKGWGLEQLKSGLVDARVGSVIMALITIMLMSTAAAGLYTGEVVRLNNPVDVAKSLEETFGASGKIVFCLGLFSAAYSSFIVNSMIGGFTLSDGLGLGSKPTDLWPRLMTTLALLTGMAVGVATLAFDFDRTPTIIAAQAVTVVGAPLVAGVLLWLTSRKDIMGDHVNSTFTNAFAGLGLVLLIAMAGKTAFYDLPAKYQKWQEDSKKTATVHVLDNDQFYSNHFETLLRDRSC; this is encoded by the coding sequence ATGAACGAAACGTCCGCACCCCGTCCCTGGTACACCCGGATTGGTCCTGGACTCATCACTGCCTGTGTGGTGGTTGGTCCCGGAAGTATCATGACGAGCTCCACTGTGGGAGCGAACAATGCTTACTCTCTCCTTTGGATTGTCGTTGCTTCGGTCGCCTTCATGATGGTCTACATGACCATGGGCGCTCGCCTGGGAGTTGTGGCCAAAGATTCGCCAGGCAACCTGATTCGCAAGAGAACGGGCAAATGGCTCGCAGTTCTCGTTGGTGGTTGCGTCTTCTTTATCTCGGCAGCTTTTCAGTCCGGAAACAATATTGGGGTTGCCGCAGCCTTTGAAGCATTCATTGATTCGAAAGAAATTGTGACCGGCCTGGTCATTGTCTTTAACGTCATAGCGATTTCGTTTCTGTTTGCCTTTAAAGACATGTACAAAATGCTCGAACGACTGATGATGACGTTCGTCGGTCTCATGTTAGTCAGCTTCGCCGTGAACTTGATCCGCCTTAAACCTGACCTGAATGCCATGATGTGGGGGTTCGTTCCGAATCTGGACCAGATTGACACTTCGAAAGCAGAGAACATGCTTCCTTTGCTCGGTCTGATGGGGACAACTTTTGTGATCTCGGCTGCGTTCTATCAGGCATATCTGGTTCATCAAAAAGGATGGGGACTTGAGCAACTCAAGAGTGGTTTAGTCGATGCCCGTGTTGGATCGGTCATCATGGCATTGATCACAATCATGCTGATGTCGACCGCAGCAGCCGGTTTGTACACCGGAGAGGTCGTTAGACTCAACAATCCGGTTGACGTCGCGAAGTCGCTGGAGGAAACATTTGGAGCGAGTGGAAAAATCGTTTTTTGTCTGGGGCTGTTCTCGGCGGCATATTCATCGTTCATTGTGAATTCAATGATCGGGGGATTTACTCTTTCTGATGGGTTAGGATTGGGAAGCAAGCCGACTGATCTCTGGCCTCGCTTGATGACGACACTCGCACTTTTGACTGGCATGGCGGTCGGAGTCGCTACACTCGCATTCGACTTTGACCGAACTCCGACGATTATTGCGGCTCAGGCGGTCACCGTTGTCGGCGCACCGTTGGTCGCAGGAGTTCTCCTCTGGTTAACGAGTCGCAAAGACATAATGGGCGATCACGTCAACAGCACGTTCACGAATGCCTTCGCAGGTTTGGGGCTGGTTTTGCTGATCGCCATGGCTGGCAAGACGGCGTTTTACGACCTCCCTGCGAAATATCAGAAATGGCAGGAGGACTCAAAGAAAACTGCCACCGTCCACGTTTTAGACAATGATCAATTTTACTCAAATCATTTTGAAACTCTCCTCCGAGATCGATCATGCTAA
- a CDS encoding phytanoyl-CoA dioxygenase family protein, translating into MLTEYQLSTFQETGHLTVENVFTQEDISKALQDIESWSEEFLARMSEEQRRWFLERGGTAQALRKLDNPAYHREQFQQMAKHPDVVAIVEQLIGSGVSVFFSQVFMKPPEVGGPKPVHQDNFYFGPNDLDATLTVWIALDEATIENGCLYYGDGSHKREVLEHFAPEDEPFNLQVEADLMKQFEMTPAPVPSGGISFHHGNTLHQSSSNTSQRPRRAVAFHYLRNDAKLTKPGLPYDLDIVVKVS; encoded by the coding sequence ATGCTAACCGAATATCAGCTCTCGACATTCCAGGAAACGGGGCACCTGACCGTAGAAAATGTCTTCACGCAAGAAGATATTTCGAAGGCGTTGCAGGACATCGAATCGTGGAGCGAAGAGTTTCTTGCACGAATGAGTGAAGAACAACGCCGCTGGTTTCTCGAAAGAGGAGGAACCGCTCAGGCACTCCGTAAGCTGGACAATCCGGCGTATCATCGAGAACAATTTCAGCAGATGGCGAAGCACCCCGATGTCGTCGCGATCGTCGAACAATTGATTGGCTCCGGGGTTTCCGTTTTCTTCAGCCAAGTCTTCATGAAACCGCCAGAAGTCGGCGGACCGAAACCAGTTCATCAAGACAACTTCTATTTTGGCCCCAATGATCTCGACGCGACGCTAACAGTCTGGATTGCTCTCGATGAGGCGACCATTGAAAACGGTTGCCTCTACTACGGGGATGGAAGTCATAAACGCGAAGTCCTCGAACATTTCGCCCCGGAAGATGAACCGTTCAACCTGCAAGTTGAAGCAGACTTGATGAAGCAATTCGAAATGACGCCTGCTCCTGTCCCCAGCGGCGGAATTTCCTTCCACCACGGGAACACATTGCATCAATCGTCGAGCAACACCAGTCAGCGACCTCGCCGCGCAGTCGCGTTTCACTACTTAAGGAATGACGCAAAATTAACAAAGCCGGGCTTGCCGTACGATCTCGACATCGTTGTCAAAGTCAGCTGA
- a CDS encoding creatininase family protein, producing MLEDYLPKRVNTGRWVPAYTLDALRELPEDTEFILPVCSLGTSYSDLEKLGKFILPPLFHEALTTDLKDRLLSRIVECFPTYASAENQNRVKIVELPEEDLPETESPRILAFSVDTAVEEHGPHLPLGTDTIQSYSVLERLASEFTGFHLARPLEYGQLTWGLPFGHSVDITTDLLTPYVTGYCNAVIDWLKPEALYVVDVHGSITHRQAIVDGIRKSNAGDWAFRWLHDPLPEFASERGDQHAGGVETILVERVSKDLLDSNWWPDRIDELAARQMSFEKAVELTPNLDGFCEFVKEHQSNGIIGDIHNYHRLDAKVLFDRMLDVARNDVQKLLEGEKSDSQSAGQDLW from the coding sequence ATGCTTGAAGACTATTTGCCGAAGCGGGTCAACACCGGCCGGTGGGTTCCCGCGTATACGTTGGACGCACTTCGAGAATTGCCTGAAGACACGGAGTTCATCCTGCCGGTCTGTTCGCTCGGGACTTCGTATTCTGACCTCGAAAAACTCGGGAAGTTCATACTTCCCCCGCTGTTCCATGAAGCACTGACGACTGATCTGAAAGACCGATTACTCAGCCGAATCGTCGAGTGCTTTCCAACGTATGCCTCGGCGGAAAATCAGAATCGAGTCAAGATTGTCGAACTCCCCGAAGAGGATCTCCCCGAAACAGAATCACCACGAATCCTGGCCTTCAGCGTGGACACCGCAGTTGAAGAACATGGGCCACATCTCCCCTTGGGTACGGACACGATTCAAAGCTACAGCGTACTTGAGCGACTGGCATCTGAATTCACAGGTTTTCATCTGGCAAGACCACTGGAGTACGGTCAATTAACTTGGGGGCTCCCGTTTGGACACAGCGTCGACATCACTACAGACTTGCTGACTCCATACGTCACCGGATATTGCAACGCAGTCATTGACTGGCTGAAACCGGAAGCCTTGTATGTTGTGGATGTTCACGGATCGATCACACATCGGCAGGCGATTGTTGATGGTATTCGAAAGAGCAATGCGGGAGATTGGGCATTCCGCTGGCTGCACGATCCGTTGCCGGAGTTTGCTTCGGAGCGTGGTGATCAACATGCCGGCGGGGTCGAAACAATACTCGTGGAGCGAGTCAGCAAAGATTTGCTCGACTCAAACTGGTGGCCGGATCGAATCGATGAATTGGCCGCCCGCCAAATGTCCTTCGAGAAAGCTGTCGAGCTGACGCCGAATCTTGATGGCTTCTGCGAGTTCGTCAAAGAGCACCAGTCAAATGGGATAATTGGCGACATTCACAATTATCACCGCCTTGATGCAAAGGTATTGTTCGACCGCATGCTCGATGTTGCTCGAAATGATGTCCAGAAACTTTTAGAGGGCGAAAAATCAGACTCGCAATCAGCGGGACAAGATTTATGGTAA
- a CDS encoding GNAT family N-acetyltransferase, whose product MVSNEFTIREMTEADVPFGLSLGEMSGWNQMPADWLRIYRYEPRGCFVGMMNETPVATISTTTYGTDLAWIGMMLVHPDFRRQGIATALMKHVIAWLEERGTECIKLDATPAGATVYEQLGFKREWEFHRYEKRGDVGTVENVEGLENFQVEQFDRKAFGVDRSEWLSRLAADSKVVSQQNGYGMLRPGRLATYLGPVIAETPDLAEGLIHQLISEQHKTIFWDAPGPNADAIELTKRFGFQPVRPLIRMWRGEKLVVGNVNKQYALASPATG is encoded by the coding sequence ATGGTAAGCAATGAATTCACAATCCGCGAGATGACGGAAGCCGATGTCCCGTTTGGTCTCAGCTTGGGAGAGATGTCAGGTTGGAATCAGATGCCGGCAGACTGGCTGCGAATTTATCGATACGAACCGCGGGGTTGCTTTGTCGGCATGATGAATGAGACACCCGTGGCAACAATTTCTACGACGACCTACGGGACTGACCTGGCTTGGATCGGCATGATGCTGGTGCATCCAGATTTTCGCCGACAAGGAATCGCAACCGCGCTCATGAAACATGTGATTGCCTGGCTGGAAGAACGTGGGACGGAGTGCATCAAACTGGATGCGACACCTGCTGGTGCAACCGTCTACGAACAGCTTGGCTTCAAACGGGAGTGGGAATTTCACCGATACGAAAAGCGGGGCGATGTGGGGACAGTCGAGAACGTCGAAGGTCTGGAGAATTTCCAGGTCGAACAATTCGACAGGAAGGCATTCGGGGTGGATAGGTCTGAGTGGCTGTCGCGTCTGGCAGCCGATTCGAAAGTCGTATCTCAGCAAAATGGATACGGAATGTTGCGTCCGGGCAGGTTGGCAACCTACTTAGGTCCGGTGATTGCTGAAACTCCTGATCTTGCGGAAGGGCTGATCCATCAATTGATTTCAGAGCAACATAAGACGATTTTTTGGGATGCTCCTGGCCCAAATGCCGATGCGATTGAACTGACTAAGAGATTCGGTTTTCAACCCGTTCGGCCACTCATTAGGATGTGGCGCGGGGAGAAGCTCGTTGTTGGAAACGTAAACAAACAATACGCTCTGGCATCTCCTGCAACGGGGTGA
- a CDS encoding NAD-dependent epimerase/dehydratase family protein: MNQSLPESIRDEAHLEELLSEPTEGAIDALRKVPGDIILLGAGGKMGPSLARMVKRAADAADTPRRVIAVSRFSDASLPKQLNEFGIETISGDLLDEEFIASLPDVPNVIFMTGAKFGTSGDESLTWAMNVWLPSVVCRKYRNSRITAFSTGNVYPLVPIESGGSVESDPLQPIGEYANTAVGRERMFSYFCNREGNPTSLVRLNYSVEMRYGVLVDLAKQVMAGGPIDVSMGYANVIWQADANAMTIQSMADASSPAFVVNVSGPEIFSTKEICERYADLFGTSVDFTGEPAPTALLNNGSFGHQRYGAPRVSLEQLQTWIADWLKRDQVTWGKPTHFEVRDGKF, translated from the coding sequence ATGAATCAAAGTTTACCCGAATCCATCCGAGATGAAGCTCACCTTGAAGAACTTCTCAGCGAACCGACAGAAGGAGCAATTGACGCGCTTCGAAAAGTGCCGGGTGATATTATTCTCCTCGGAGCGGGTGGGAAAATGGGGCCGTCTCTTGCCAGAATGGTAAAGCGTGCCGCCGACGCAGCCGACACACCACGGCGAGTGATAGCTGTCAGCCGGTTCTCAGATGCGTCACTTCCGAAACAGCTGAATGAGTTCGGAATCGAAACAATCTCAGGTGATTTGCTCGACGAAGAATTCATTGCTTCTCTTCCCGATGTCCCGAATGTTATTTTTATGACGGGAGCCAAATTCGGAACTTCAGGAGATGAATCGCTGACCTGGGCAATGAATGTCTGGTTGCCATCGGTTGTCTGTCGCAAGTATCGCAACAGCCGGATCACTGCTTTCTCAACAGGAAACGTGTATCCGCTGGTCCCGATTGAGTCTGGCGGTTCAGTCGAAAGCGATCCCTTACAGCCCATCGGCGAATACGCCAACACTGCCGTCGGGCGAGAGAGAATGTTCTCCTACTTCTGCAATCGTGAAGGGAACCCAACCAGCCTTGTCCGATTAAATTACTCCGTCGAAATGCGTTACGGCGTCCTTGTCGATCTGGCTAAGCAAGTCATGGCAGGAGGACCGATTGACGTTTCAATGGGCTATGCAAATGTCATCTGGCAGGCAGACGCCAATGCAATGACGATCCAGTCAATGGCCGATGCTAGCTCACCCGCTTTCGTTGTGAACGTTTCAGGACCAGAGATTTTCTCGACCAAAGAAATTTGCGAACGATACGCAGACCTGTTCGGAACTTCTGTCGACTTCACCGGCGAACCCGCACCAACAGCACTGCTCAACAATGGTTCCTTCGGTCACCAGCGATACGGAGCCCCGCGCGTCTCGCTGGAACAACTTCAAACCTGGATTGCCGACTGGTTGAAGCGAGACCAAGTGACTTGGGGAAAACCAACTCACTTCGAAGTCCGAGACGGAAAATTTTAA
- a CDS encoding DUF1559 domain-containing protein, producing the protein MKKNRRQRHGFTLIELLVVIAIIAILVALLLPAVQQAREAARRTQCKNNLKQLGLALHNYHDVYNTFPYRTGGTNTGSSSSNWGRGSGMIGLLPYIDQAPLYNQISGSLTINGVTYNPFGPGPWTSDYTPWQAKIPGLLCPSDGLHVSTNNLGNNSYAFSAGDSADVLSTDPRGVFGVNSSVRMRDLTDGTSNTILMAERIFPRRSNDIGMVAIATSFSDTTIIPNDCRAMYSTSNRAYITGSTLRDFGGDRWADGGAGVSGVTTILPINSPSCSQNNHENQPGIYSSGSRHVGGAQVLLGDGSVRFISENIDTGNLGVNARNISGPSPYGVWGALGSRAGGEVVGEF; encoded by the coding sequence ATGAAGAAGAATCGTCGCCAGCGTCATGGCTTCACCCTGATCGAGCTCTTGGTTGTGATTGCGATCATCGCAATTCTAGTTGCATTGCTCTTGCCAGCGGTTCAACAGGCTCGTGAGGCAGCCCGTCGAACGCAGTGCAAGAATAATCTGAAACAGCTGGGCTTGGCGTTGCACAACTACCATGACGTTTACAACACCTTCCCTTATAGAACTGGTGGTACGAATACTGGCTCAAGCTCCTCGAACTGGGGACGTGGTAGCGGCATGATTGGACTACTCCCTTATATTGATCAGGCACCACTCTATAATCAAATCTCAGGAAGTTTGACTATTAACGGAGTGACATATAATCCGTTCGGACCCGGCCCGTGGACTTCAGATTACACTCCGTGGCAAGCTAAAATCCCAGGATTGCTTTGCCCATCAGATGGACTACATGTTTCAACCAATAATCTTGGGAACAACAGTTACGCATTCAGTGCTGGTGACAGTGCCGATGTCCTCTCGACAGATCCTCGTGGCGTCTTCGGAGTGAACAGTAGCGTTCGCATGAGAGACCTTACTGACGGGACGAGCAATACAATTCTTATGGCAGAGCGAATTTTCCCGCGAAGATCGAACGACATCGGAATGGTCGCCATCGCAACTTCGTTCTCAGACACGACCATTATTCCGAACGACTGCCGAGCAATGTATAGCACTTCCAATCGTGCTTATATCACGGGCTCGACTCTCCGAGACTTTGGAGGAGATCGCTGGGCTGATGGTGGTGCAGGTGTTTCGGGAGTCACAACAATTCTTCCGATCAACTCACCTTCCTGCTCTCAGAACAATCATGAGAACCAACCAGGAATTTACTCATCAGGTAGTCGCCACGTTGGTGGTGCTCAAGTCTTGCTCGGTGACGGAAGTGTTCGATTCATCAGTGAAAATATCGACACTGGAAACCTTGGTGTGAATGCTCGGAACATCAGCGGACCGAGCCCATACGGCGTCTGGGGAGCATTAGGTTCTCGAGCCGGTGGCGAGGTCGTAGGCGAATTCTAA
- a CDS encoding carboxypeptidase-like regulatory domain-containing protein, translated as MKYSALFSLAMLVTLSACGGKTDPLKAARPKTVPASGKVTYNGTPVEGAQVNLIPATNTDPAAFALTEADGTFTLTTYDDGDGAVPGNYQVTVVKRSVETILNPDDPNGPPVGSKEESFLPKKYGSVSSTDLQANISSEGTDSLEFSLTD; from the coding sequence ATGAAATACTCAGCTCTCTTTTCGCTCGCAATGCTAGTCACCTTATCCGCCTGCGGAGGAAAGACAGACCCGCTTAAAGCGGCTCGCCCAAAAACGGTCCCCGCCTCAGGAAAAGTGACTTACAATGGAACTCCTGTCGAAGGAGCACAGGTCAACCTGATTCCAGCTACGAACACCGATCCAGCTGCCTTTGCACTTACAGAAGCAGACGGAACTTTTACACTCACGACTTACGATGATGGTGACGGAGCAGTTCCGGGAAACTATCAAGTCACAGTGGTCAAACGGAGCGTGGAAACAATCCTCAACCCTGATGACCCCAATGGCCCTCCTGTGGGGTCAAAGGAAGAATCATTTCTTCCGAAAAAGTACGGCAGCGTATCTTCGACAGACCTTCAGGCAAATATTTCCAGTGAAGGAACGGATTCACTCGAATTCTCTCTCACAGACTAA
- a CDS encoding putative monovalent cation/H+ antiporter subunit A, whose amino-acid sequence MFLWLLVILTAGILAPAVNRLIGSRGGWCLALVPAGVFTYLLKLWPSVMNQEEISAHIDWVPALNLAVSLRLDGLSLLFGLMVTGIGALILVYAGGYLKGDDRLGRLWMLLLFFMMAMLGLVLADNLLTLFIFWELTSITSYLLIGFNSDRPESRASALQALLVTGGGGLVLLPGLLLLGVAGNSFEISTLVGNAEAIRQHSLYVPILLMILVGAFTKSAQFPFHFWLPNAMAAPTPISAYLHSATMVKAGVYLIARLHPVLGGTTAWFWMIAPIGTITMALGAVLALRATDLKQILAYATISVLGTLTMLLGIGTEATLTAALAVLVAHAFYKGGLFMVAGAVDHAVHERDIHKLGGLRSAMPVTFVAACLAGFSMSGVLPTFGFVAKEAWYEAIGHLAEIPFLTASILSNIGLVAAVGLVCVKPFFAERTEATQKAHEGGPAMWGPPLGLGIGGLLLGLMPTRISELLAAGSHAVTGHEVPVHLALWHGVNVTLLLSLLTLAGGITLYWQRHRLGGIYASLNPVIHYGPSSVYAWLLKNVNQLARVQTAILQNGYQRFYLYTMIGITVFSVWIALGGRIFSNLDSLPLDYRVHEVLLVGLILAASFAAVRAKTWLLAVGSLGIVGFSVAGIFVLFGAPDLAMTQFVIETLTVLLFVMAFSRLPEFRRLSSGRTRRRDALIAIGAGATISALLMFAMTVRADRPVSEYYVANSVTEGHGRNVVNVILVDFRALDTLGEITVLAIAAIGVYSLLMLRPAKLTTIESALDERSDDSATTDPHTAQLATGFSPGPEQEGV is encoded by the coding sequence ATGTTTTTATGGTTACTGGTCATCTTGACCGCTGGCATTTTAGCCCCAGCCGTGAACCGACTTATCGGTTCACGTGGAGGGTGGTGTCTCGCATTGGTTCCGGCAGGGGTTTTTACCTACCTGCTGAAACTGTGGCCATCAGTCATGAATCAAGAGGAGATCTCAGCCCACATTGACTGGGTCCCGGCACTGAACCTTGCGGTCTCCCTGCGATTGGATGGCCTGAGTTTGCTGTTCGGGTTGATGGTTACCGGAATTGGTGCGCTGATTCTGGTGTACGCAGGAGGTTACCTGAAAGGTGATGACCGCCTCGGACGCCTGTGGATGCTGTTGCTCTTCTTTATGATGGCAATGCTGGGGCTTGTCCTGGCTGACAACCTCCTCACGCTGTTCATCTTCTGGGAATTGACCAGCATTACTTCTTACCTGCTGATCGGCTTCAACAGTGATCGCCCCGAATCCCGAGCGTCTGCCTTGCAGGCGTTACTGGTCACGGGAGGTGGCGGTTTGGTACTTCTACCAGGACTGCTATTACTCGGTGTGGCTGGGAATTCTTTCGAGATTTCGACTCTCGTAGGCAACGCTGAGGCAATCCGTCAACACTCACTGTATGTGCCAATTCTATTGATGATCCTGGTCGGAGCTTTCACAAAGTCGGCTCAGTTTCCGTTTCATTTCTGGCTGCCCAATGCGATGGCAGCTCCCACGCCGATTAGTGCCTACCTTCACTCGGCAACGATGGTCAAAGCAGGAGTCTACCTGATCGCACGACTGCATCCGGTTTTAGGCGGAACGACGGCGTGGTTCTGGATGATTGCTCCGATTGGCACAATCACGATGGCCCTTGGTGCGGTGCTGGCGTTGCGAGCAACGGACCTGAAGCAAATTCTGGCATATGCCACCATCAGTGTGCTGGGAACGCTCACGATGCTACTGGGCATTGGAACTGAAGCTACCCTGACCGCAGCTTTGGCGGTACTGGTCGCTCATGCCTTCTACAAGGGAGGGCTGTTCATGGTCGCTGGTGCGGTTGATCACGCCGTGCATGAACGCGATATTCATAAGCTCGGAGGTCTGAGATCTGCGATGCCTGTGACGTTTGTGGCGGCTTGCCTGGCTGGATTTTCAATGTCGGGAGTCTTGCCGACGTTCGGCTTTGTCGCAAAGGAAGCCTGGTACGAAGCGATCGGCCATCTGGCGGAAATTCCCTTTCTAACTGCGTCGATACTCTCCAACATCGGATTAGTCGCCGCTGTGGGGCTTGTCTGTGTCAAACCGTTTTTTGCTGAACGAACCGAGGCGACCCAGAAGGCCCATGAAGGTGGCCCGGCGATGTGGGGACCTCCACTCGGACTCGGTATCGGAGGTTTACTATTGGGCCTCATGCCTACACGTATCAGCGAGTTGCTGGCCGCTGGAAGTCATGCTGTTACGGGACATGAGGTTCCAGTACATCTCGCTTTATGGCATGGAGTCAACGTGACGCTCCTTCTGTCGCTGTTGACGCTGGCGGGCGGAATCACGCTGTACTGGCAACGACATCGGCTGGGAGGAATTTACGCGAGTCTCAATCCAGTGATTCACTACGGTCCCTCATCGGTGTATGCCTGGCTTTTGAAAAATGTCAACCAACTGGCGCGCGTGCAAACCGCGATCCTGCAAAATGGTTATCAGCGATTCTATCTGTACACGATGATCGGGATCACTGTTTTCAGCGTATGGATAGCATTGGGAGGCAGAATTTTCTCAAACCTGGATTCACTACCTCTCGATTATCGCGTTCATGAAGTTCTGCTGGTCGGATTAATTCTGGCGGCATCGTTCGCAGCAGTCCGAGCGAAAACATGGTTGCTAGCGGTCGGTTCACTCGGCATTGTCGGCTTCAGCGTCGCGGGCATCTTTGTGTTGTTTGGGGCCCCAGATTTGGCGATGACGCAATTCGTAATTGAAACGCTAACTGTCCTGCTGTTCGTCATGGCGTTCTCACGACTACCGGAATTTCGCCGCCTCTCCTCTGGCCGAACACGGAGGCGCGACGCCCTGATCGCAATTGGGGCAGGCGCGACCATCTCGGCACTACTGATGTTTGCGATGACTGTTCGTGCGGACCGACCGGTTTCTGAGTACTACGTTGCGAATAGTGTTACAGAAGGGCATGGTCGAAACGTGGTCAACGTGATTCTCGTCGACTTCCGCGCGCTAGACACTTTGGGCGAGATCACCGTATTGGCGATTGCAGCGATTGGTGTTTATTCGCTGTTGATGCTCCGACCGGCCAAACTCACAACGATTGAGTCTGCACTTGATGAAAGATCGGATGATTCGGCGACGACTGATCCCCACACGGCTCAGCTCGCGACCGGTTTCAGCCCCGGTCCCGAACAGGAGGGAGTGTGA